DNA from Lentilitoribacter sp. Alg239-R112:
GCTTGCCAGTTACGTCCTCATCATTGCATTTGGCGCATGGTTATTATGGCGAAAACTAAAGAGCCATTTTAAACCAAAAACGCATGACCATCATGATAGTCACAAACATCACCATGAAAAGCACGATCATCACCATGAGGGGCACCACCATCATCATGAGGAAGGCGTTTGTTCTGATTGCGGGCATTCCCACATGCCTGAACCTAAATCTATCGATGGTGATTTTTCTTTAAAACAAGCATGGTCTGCGGTTATAGCGGTTGGTATCCGACCGTGTTCAGGGTCAATTTTTGTTCTGTCTTTTGCCCTGCTAAACGGGCTTTATCTGGGCGGAATCCTATCGGTTTTCGCCGTATCTATTGGTACAGCAATCACTGTTTCAATTTTGGCCACACTGGCTGTTAGTGCAAAAAACATAGCATTAAAATTCTCAAACAGTACACACTCGAACCATCAAATTAGCTCGGTGATTGAAATATTTGGCGCATTGTTAGTTTTATCAATGGGAATAATCTTGCTAACAGCTGCTTTAAGTTAATTGCAAACTAGGCATCTTGCTTTTCGGCGTCGCGCTTCTTTTGATAGCGGCTCCGCAACCAAAAAACACCAAAGAATGCCAACACAAATAGACAAGCAACCGTATATGAAAGCCAGACAGAAATATCAGACAACCAATTGAGCAATGGCGGCATGAAAAAGTAACTCGATGCCACACCCGCCATGATCAGACCAGATGCTATAAACGCAGCTCTTGTTTCAGACTTTTTACTCATAAATATCAAACCTTCTTGATAGCTCTAAAGTGCATCTCTAATTTCTTCTAACGTCTTGACTTGCAGTCCTGCCGCATCAAAGTTCTGGTCTGATAACCAAGCTTCAAATGCAGCTTTACAAAGGGGCCACTCGCCATCAATCATTGAATACCAGGCTGTATCTCTATTGCGGCCTTTGGCTACAATATGTTGACGAAACAAACCTTCATACGCAAATCCAAACCTTAAAGCAGCACGGTGGGACGGTTTATTCTCATTATTTAGTTTCCATTCGTACCGCCTATAGCCCAAATCCTCAAACACATATTTTGCCATGAGGTAATGTGCCTCAGTCGACATTCTACTTCGCGACATTTGAGGTCCGTGCGCCACCGCCCCTACTTCTATTGAGCCATTCTTTGCATCAATTGCCATATAGCTGGCCATACCAACAAGTTTACCAGCCTCATGACTTCGAAAGACCATCGTTTGAAATGCGCCTGACGAATTACTTTTCTCCAGCCAGGCGCCAAAATCTTCTTCTCCATCAAATGTAGCTTGTGGGAAATAATGCATGAGCTTATTCGCATCTTCAATATCAAGAGCAGCCCATAACTCACTTTGATGTTTAGCCCGATCCCAAGTTTCAACAGTAACATGATCGCCCTTAAGGGTCACATTTTCAGGATTGGGACATGATTGCCAATTTGATAAATCATTCATTCCATAAAAACCTATTTGTCATCGTAACTAAATTCAGCCTAAAAGAACCAAATGATGTGATGCTGGATATTCGTTGGGAAAGCAAGATGTTAAAAACGGTTTCGAATTTTGATAGAATTGGTGAGGAAAATGCATTTGCAGTTTTGGCAAAGGCAACTGCCCTTGCGCAGAGCGGAATGGATGTCATCAATTTGGGGATCGGCCAACCAGATTTTCAGACGCCACAACATATCGTTGAGGCTGCGATAAAGGCGCTTCAGGACGGCCATCATGGCTACACGCCAGCCAATGGAATTCTGGCAACACGCGAAGCCGTCTGCCGCAGAACGCTATCTCTTACTGGTCAGGAAATCTCTCCCGATAACGTTATGATCATGCCAGGCGGCAAACCCACAATGTTCGCGGCAATTGTCATGTTTGGTGAACCCGGTGCCGAAATCATGTACCCTGATCCTGGTTTTCCAATCTATCGTTCAATGATTGAATATACGGGTGCAACACCGATCCCTATTCCTATTCGTGAAGAAAATGAATTTGCTTTTTCTGCCGATGAGACACTCTCATTGATCACCCCACAAACCCGATTGATCATCATCAATTCTCCCGCCAACCCAACGGGTGGTGTAACACCACGTCAGGAGATCGAAAAGCTCGTAAAGGGTTTAGAGGCACATCCGCATGTCGCTATCATGTCTGACGAGATTTATGATGTCATGACATATGATGGCGAAAAACATACATCTCTTCTCGAATTCGAAGACATTCGGGATCGTTTGATCATCTTAAATGGCTGGTCCAAAACATGGGCAATGACAGGCTGGCGGATGGGTTGGTCAATCTGGCCTGATAAGCTTATTGAAAACGTGCGGAAACTGGCTGTTAATTGCTGGTCTTGTGTCAATGCACCCAGCCAGTTTGCCGGCATTGCCGCTATTGATGGACCGCAAGATGAAGTTGAAAAAATGCTCGCAGCTTTTGATAAGCGGCGCGGGCGCGTGGTTGAGTTAGCAAATGCATTGCCTAATGTCAGCTGTAAAACCCCAAAAGGCGCCTTCTACGCATTCCCAAATGTGAAAGCTACAGGCCGTAAGTCCAAGGAACTTGCAAATGAACTTCTAGAAAAAGAAGGGGTCGCACTCATAGGTGGGCCAGATTTTGGCGTTCTCGGAGAAGGTTACATCCGAATTTCA
Protein-coding regions in this window:
- a CDS encoding nickel/cobalt transporter, which encodes MLKSLRLVFILIALSLGTALAVQAQTSLGLGAADPVGTASSQSSGILAQINLYQQEFYRALTSALKGMREDPAKLWLLIGLSFAYGIFHAAGPGHGKAVISSYMIANEVELRRGVLLSFLAAFMQGFMALIVVGSVYFALKGTNISMNNATHALELASYVLIIAFGAWLLWRKLKSHFKPKTHDHHDSHKHHHEKHDHHHEGHHHHHEEGVCSDCGHSHMPEPKSIDGDFSLKQAWSAVIAVGIRPCSGSIFVLSFALLNGLYLGGILSVFAVSIGTAITVSILATLAVSAKNIALKFSNSTHSNHQISSVIEIFGALLVLSMGIILLTAALS
- a CDS encoding GNAT family protein, with amino-acid sequence MNDLSNWQSCPNPENVTLKGDHVTVETWDRAKHQSELWAALDIEDANKLMHYFPQATFDGEEDFGAWLEKSNSSGAFQTMVFRSHEAGKLVGMASYMAIDAKNGSIEVGAVAHGPQMSRSRMSTEAHYLMAKYVFEDLGYRRYEWKLNNENKPSHRAALRFGFAYEGLFRQHIVAKGRNRDTAWYSMIDGEWPLCKAAFEAWLSDQNFDAAGLQVKTLEEIRDAL
- a CDS encoding pyridoxal phosphate-dependent aminotransferase codes for the protein MLKTVSNFDRIGEENAFAVLAKATALAQSGMDVINLGIGQPDFQTPQHIVEAAIKALQDGHHGYTPANGILATREAVCRRTLSLTGQEISPDNVMIMPGGKPTMFAAIVMFGEPGAEIMYPDPGFPIYRSMIEYTGATPIPIPIREENEFAFSADETLSLITPQTRLIIINSPANPTGGVTPRQEIEKLVKGLEAHPHVAIMSDEIYDVMTYDGEKHTSLLEFEDIRDRLIILNGWSKTWAMTGWRMGWSIWPDKLIENVRKLAVNCWSCVNAPSQFAGIAAIDGPQDEVEKMLAAFDKRRGRVVELANALPNVSCKTPKGAFYAFPNVKATGRKSKELANELLEKEGVALIGGPDFGVLGEGYIRISYANSLENIERAMERVDKFLS